In Zingiber officinale cultivar Zhangliang chromosome 11B, Zo_v1.1, whole genome shotgun sequence, a single window of DNA contains:
- the LOC122033522 gene encoding E3 ubiquitin-protein ligase XBAT33-like isoform X1 translates to MGNLLLGCSAAGERLVTAARDGDVIEAQKLVEMNPGLARYATFAGISSPLHAAAARGHAEIVMMLLEKGANLNSKNIWCHTPLMEACCSGRWEVVQILLLFRCNVSKVELLSGRTALHFASAGGHARCIRLLAADFCPGFSLSTETDSFALTRFINKAANGGITALHLAALNGHSDCVHLLLDVHANISAATLSYASSAMAIGAGSTPLHYAACGGNLKCCQVLLARGARRTAVNCNGWLPVDVARICGSHWLIPLLTPHSSQLVPAFPPSNYLPLPLMSILQIARINGLHSSTSSCAESDLCAVCLERTCTVAAEGCGHELCTRCALCLCSTSSIDSEMSTPPSSVPCPLCRKGIVSFVSLPTTEMEAGQGISLCSKCSGQCQNPFATACGSELCRNPFEIVPPALCGGVSSRTYRNE, encoded by the exons TCCTGGTCTCGCTAGATACGCAACGTTTGCCGGTATCAGCTCGCCGTTACATGCGGCCGCCGCCAGAGGCCATGCTGAG ATTGTGATGATGTTGCTGGAGAAGGGAGCAAACTTGAACTCGAAGAACATTTGGTGCCAT ACTCCATTGATGGAAGCATGCTGCAGTGGTCGATGGGAGGTAGTGCAGATTCTACTGCTCTTCAGGTGCAAC GTATCGAAAGTGGAGCTCTTGAGTGGCAGAACGGCACTTCACTTTGCATCTGCTGGTGGACACGCTCGATGCATTAGACTGCTGGCTGCAGATTTTTGTCCTGGTTTTTCTCTTTCTACAGAAACCGATTCTTT TGCGCTCACAAGGTTCATCAATAAGGCCGCAAATGGTGGCATAACCGCCCTCCACCTAGCTGCACTAAATGGGCACTCAGATTGTGTGCATCTGCTACTTGATGTGCATGCCAATATCTCAGCCGCGACGCTCTCTTATGCATCTTCGGCAATGGCAATAG GGGCTGGAAGCACACCTTTGCATTATGCTGCATGTGGTGGAAACCTCAAGTGCTGCCAG GTTCTTCTCGCTCGAGGAGCAAGAAGAACTGCTGTGAATTGCAATGG gTGGCTTCCAGTTGATGTTGCAAGGATTTGTGGATCTCATTGGCTTATACCCTTGCTAACACCCCATTCTAGCCAATTAGTCCCTGCCTTTCCTCCATCAAACTACTTGCCCTTGCCTCTCATGAGCATCCTGCAAATAGCAAG AATTAACGGTTTGCATTCTTCAACTTCCTCTTGTGCTGAGAGCGACCTATGTGCCGTTTGCTTGGAGAGAACTTGCACGGTAGCTGCTGAAG GTTGCGGTCATGAACTCTGCACAAGGTGTGCACTGTGTCTTTGCTCGACAAGCAGCATCGACTCGGAGATGTCAACACCACCTAGTTCAGTTCCCTGTCCTCTCTGTAGGAAAGGGATCGTATCTTTTGTAAGCTTGCCGACAACTGAAATGGAGGCAGGCCAAGGCATTAGCCTCTGCAGCAAATGCAGTGGTCAATGCCAGAATCCATTTGCTACAGCCTGTGGATCTGAGTTGTGTAGGAACCCGTTTGAGATAGTTCCTCCAGCACTTTGTGGGGGAGTTTCCTCAAGGACATATCGCAATGAATGA
- the LOC122033522 gene encoding E3 ubiquitin-protein ligase XBAT33-like isoform X2, whose amino-acid sequence MNPGLARYATFAGISSPLHAAAARGHAEIVMMLLEKGANLNSKNIWCHTPLMEACCSGRWEVVQILLLFRCNVSKVELLSGRTALHFASAGGHARCIRLLAADFCPGFSLSTETDSFALTRFINKAANGGITALHLAALNGHSDCVHLLLDVHANISAATLSYASSAMAIGAGSTPLHYAACGGNLKCCQVLLARGARRTAVNCNGWLPVDVARICGSHWLIPLLTPHSSQLVPAFPPSNYLPLPLMSILQIARINGLHSSTSSCAESDLCAVCLERTCTVAAEGCGHELCTRCALCLCSTSSIDSEMSTPPSSVPCPLCRKGIVSFVSLPTTEMEAGQGISLCSKCSGQCQNPFATACGSELCRNPFEIVPPALCGGVSSRTYRNE is encoded by the exons TCCTGGTCTCGCTAGATACGCAACGTTTGCCGGTATCAGCTCGCCGTTACATGCGGCCGCCGCCAGAGGCCATGCTGAG ATTGTGATGATGTTGCTGGAGAAGGGAGCAAACTTGAACTCGAAGAACATTTGGTGCCAT ACTCCATTGATGGAAGCATGCTGCAGTGGTCGATGGGAGGTAGTGCAGATTCTACTGCTCTTCAGGTGCAAC GTATCGAAAGTGGAGCTCTTGAGTGGCAGAACGGCACTTCACTTTGCATCTGCTGGTGGACACGCTCGATGCATTAGACTGCTGGCTGCAGATTTTTGTCCTGGTTTTTCTCTTTCTACAGAAACCGATTCTTT TGCGCTCACAAGGTTCATCAATAAGGCCGCAAATGGTGGCATAACCGCCCTCCACCTAGCTGCACTAAATGGGCACTCAGATTGTGTGCATCTGCTACTTGATGTGCATGCCAATATCTCAGCCGCGACGCTCTCTTATGCATCTTCGGCAATGGCAATAG GGGCTGGAAGCACACCTTTGCATTATGCTGCATGTGGTGGAAACCTCAAGTGCTGCCAG GTTCTTCTCGCTCGAGGAGCAAGAAGAACTGCTGTGAATTGCAATGG gTGGCTTCCAGTTGATGTTGCAAGGATTTGTGGATCTCATTGGCTTATACCCTTGCTAACACCCCATTCTAGCCAATTAGTCCCTGCCTTTCCTCCATCAAACTACTTGCCCTTGCCTCTCATGAGCATCCTGCAAATAGCAAG AATTAACGGTTTGCATTCTTCAACTTCCTCTTGTGCTGAGAGCGACCTATGTGCCGTTTGCTTGGAGAGAACTTGCACGGTAGCTGCTGAAG GTTGCGGTCATGAACTCTGCACAAGGTGTGCACTGTGTCTTTGCTCGACAAGCAGCATCGACTCGGAGATGTCAACACCACCTAGTTCAGTTCCCTGTCCTCTCTGTAGGAAAGGGATCGTATCTTTTGTAAGCTTGCCGACAACTGAAATGGAGGCAGGCCAAGGCATTAGCCTCTGCAGCAAATGCAGTGGTCAATGCCAGAATCCATTTGCTACAGCCTGTGGATCTGAGTTGTGTAGGAACCCGTTTGAGATAGTTCCTCCAGCACTTTGTGGGGGAGTTTCCTCAAGGACATATCGCAATGAATGA